TCATAATCTGGAGCAGTTTTTTGAATAGCAACATTGGTGAGGTGCATGTCTGAGGAGAAGCACTGAGTAGAACTCTGGGTAAATGTGACACAATAAGGGCAGAAAATCAACACTTTCTGGTGGACTTTGGTGTTTCCTCAGCTTCAGATGGCGAGGAAAGGCTTCCACAGGAGGGGCGGCGATGCTGAACTGAGAATCTCTGAGTCAGGTCTAAGCATGTTGATGCAAGAGGATACATTTATCATCGATGGTGCTGAGGGAGTAGCGTGTGTTTGAGAAGCGGGCGAAGCCCTCTCGGTACAGCCAGGCCTTTAGAGGAACAAACTGAAAAGTAAAATGCATGAACACATTTTaggaaatgtaataaataaaaactgtttttgGAAAAGGTTTTAGTACGTACAGATGTGACCAGCACATAAACCCTCAGGTCAAATTTTCTGCCTGTGTggggatgaaaaaaaaagcacaaaaaaagtcACTGGAATAATTCTGAAACATTCACCAAACTTGCTTTTGTGTTCCGTTCATCACCATTGATCAGGTAGGGGTTTTCTATATAACGCTGAGCAACAAAGTTTTCCACTTGAGATGTGTCTCTCTGTTCATCCGAACGGGTGATGTGCTGTTCAGAGCGTTATTTTAGTAAATAATCTataaaaatggacaaaattTAGATGTTTAGAAATCTGGAAATCTCTTCACCTTCTTGAAATCCATGATCTCCTTCAGTTTCCTGAAGAGGAAAATGCCCTTCCCTTGAGATTTCCCTGCCTAAAATGAGTAAGCCTGTTGAGTATCTGTGGTCTTCAGGTTTAAAATCTGATTTCATTCTTTTATCTGACCGGTTTCATGATCCAAGTGCTGCCGAGGGTTCTCTTAAACTCCTCCAGACAGAGGTGATATTCGTTGGGCAGGACGAAGGTGCGGGGGAAAAAGTCACATTTGGATGCTTCCGTGTGGCCAAAGTCCTTTTCCAGGTTTTTACGATGTCTTTTGAGGTTTTTCACCATGAGGTTTTTGCGGCAAAGCTGAAATATGAatcacaaagaaagaaaaaaaggggaaacgTTAGCTCAAATAATTACAGTTCCAAATCCCAGCTGAGAGCCTCACCTCAAACTGATTCCGAAAATGATTGATTCTCACATGTTCCTCCATGTACAAGTGATTGGAATTGTCCCTGATCCAGGCCAGATCGCACCAGATGAAGTCCCAGTCCTCATTCCTGGGCGATAGACAGAACAGGCTGCCTTCAAGGCCCAATAACAGCAGAACAATAACAATCACGTGAAGATCAAGAGTTCGGCCCGACTCACTCTTTAGCTTCTACCCAGCCTGGTCTTCGGTACAAGACATCTTGTGCGATGTTGACAGTGTTACATCTGTAGCGCACACTTCTTCTTCCATCCCTGAGGAGACACAGTTTCAGTACGTGTAAATAAACATGCAGAGGATACGCAGCCTGGACAAAAGGGAAACTACCAAACTATCAATTAACTGTAGCAACTCATGAGCTTGCTTTGCTGCCTGATTCTGCACCAAGTCTCCCAGGTGCACAATCTGGTTCGACTCATAGCACAGATGCACTTTTGTATTCAGAACTGGGATCAAAAAGATACACTGGCAgagctgatttgatttttttttttaaacgcctGCATGTTTTGTTTGAAAGTTTCCATCCCTCCACGCTACCTCATAACGCTGGCAAGTGCAGACTTTTCGATGGTTGTCACATGTGCGGCGCAACCTGTGTTTGGCAAAGATGGCTGCCATTCTTCCAGTGTGGCTGGAGGCAGATTGGCAGGTTTCCCCACATCTAACCAGCACTTTTGAAGGAGACATCCTGTCCCCGGGCTTATTTTCCTCCTTATATTCACGATTGTCGTGAGGTTTTGTGTAACACACTCCTTACTGACTTCCCATCATTCAGCAAATGGGCAGTAAGCTCACAGGATGTCAGGAAAGCCCAACGAGAACAGCAACCTTTTATTTGGAATTCCGCGCTTGACTTACTGGATCACATCTA
This genomic window from Takifugu rubripes chromosome 3, fTakRub1.2, whole genome shotgun sequence contains:
- the ttll9 gene encoding probable tubulin polyglutamylase TTLL9, with translation MSKVTPEYRSACDRSKPEDRDGRRSVRYRCNTVNIAQDVLYRRPGWVEAKENEDWDFIWCDLAWIRDNSNHLYMEEHVRINHFRNQFELCRKNLMVKNLKRHRKNLEKDFGHTEASKCDFFPRTFVLPNEYHLCLEEFKRTLGSTWIMKPAGKSQGKGIFLFRKLKEIMDFKKHITRSDEQRDTSQVENFVAQRYIENPYLINGRKFDLRVYVLVTSFVPLKAWLYREGFARFSNTRYSLSTIDDKYMHLTNVAIQKTAPDYDPESVRKWTVQHLRRYLTAKHGRARVGTLFEDIDNIFVCSLQSVQKVIINDKHCFELYGYDILLDENLKPWLIEVNASPSYVASSREDYEMKFRLLEDTLNVIDVERRLTGKEKRVGGFDLMWNGGPVHRDDVIPATCGSSPFPSNTHLGCVNDREKQLRRLLKPIAVKRGRENIPEKRQ